The Electrophorus electricus isolate fEleEle1 chromosome 8, fEleEle1.pri, whole genome shotgun sequence genome contains the following window.
CACCAGGCCTTCCAATAGTTACACAGCTATATTGCAATTCTCGTGGATATTTTTGAATAATCTGTCACCAAGACAGAATTACAATTCCACAGCATTCCATAACATTTATAGGTGGGTGTGTAAGGAATAATgaattcacacacagcactgcgcTTTGCCGAAGAGCGCGCTCCTTTCTGGAATGCTGCGGCACAAAATGAACATGGTGAAACTGTACCTCACTTGTCGTAGGAGTCCCGTGTGCGATTGTTACCGTTATGATTATTTTcatgaatttgtttaaaaatttgaCTTTTTCTGCTAGGTTATTTAGAATATATAGGAGATCACTCACCCCAAACGACCATCCATAGAACCGCGAACAGCTGCGACTCTAATAAGTGCGATCCCGTTAGACCACCCAACAACAGTTAAAATCTTATTTGTAAAAATCGGTCGTCTGTTTTCACTGCGTTACACAGGAGGACAGGGCAGTTGTTCTGAGAGCTGAGGCACGCAAACCAACGCGTCCTAGACATACCATACCGGTGCTGAGCTACGCAGACTCTAGCCAGCCTACTCTGCCAGTGCTCTGATATAGGGCTGGAGTGACGTGTTGCAGCCGCGCAATGGTTTTTGGTATGTGGAGTTTTAATGCCTATATACACGGTCGGCACGGCAGGCTATATTTTAATTACACCAGCCATATTTTTCTGTGCATAGCCCTACATAGGTCTAAgttaacaaatgaacaaatgaaaacaataaaggtAAATCATGTTTTAAGGTGACTTTAAGCTGACATTTTAAGTACTGCTTTTAAGGAATGCATAAACATTGCGTTGCTTGCTTCTAAGACCTTATTGTTGCATATTGAAACTACTGTGAAAGCATCAAACCCTACTCAGATACAGATAATTTCAGAAGGTCTCATCCTGCTGAACTGGCCGCACATTGCCTGTTCATTAAATGGAAGTGGCAGATTTCTGGCTTTCTGACATGCTCCTATAGTAGAGAGGAGTGGCTAGAGAGTGAATCAGCgactgaaaatatatttagcaCATAAAGCATTGAAAATCAACCCCTATTCTTAAAGGCTGACCCCAAATACTAAGAGTGTGGATGCATTGTTTGTGGGTCTTTTTGGCTGCTTAACCTTAACTCATTTTGGACAATATGAAGCAACTCCCAGTAGtactaattattattgtttttgagAAGAGGAACTAGCTTACAGAGGCTGTTTCATAGGAAACACGGTCTTCAGCACTTGTTCTAAATATAGTTCTTATTATGGGCACATACAAGGGACCTTGGTTATCAGAAACTATGACACACATGGGGTAGGCCAAGTAGAAAACTACGGTGTGGGGAGTgacaaaagctttttttcaaCAATACAAATTACCTTTGTTGTGAAGAATGCAACTAACTAActaaattcattcattccttcattagttttaaattatgataaataacaataaagttCAAAtaaggtttttatttgttggtGAACACACCACTTTCATTAAGTCTCATTTGTGTGCTGTATTAGAACCATATTGGTGGATAtacaatgataaaaataaacagggCTATCATGTGTTATCATAAATTCCAGTGAAGTTTACATTTAGTGTGATTTTACTGTGGGAGCTGAATGAAAGAAGAATGGAACAAAATGCACAAAGGAGGAAGGCAGTGAGTCCCATCTTGTCATCTCCTGTCGGTATTTAATTCATCTAGAAAATGCCTGACTTTCTTTCTGCCAAATAGAATGACTAGTACTGCTACAGTGGTGCTATTTCTCCTGGAACTTAGAACAAGTGGGGTGGTGCAACCATAGTCTTACTTGAGTTTAGATCATTACAATGATTAGGATGTAAAGATAcgtttgttttctgaatttggtGCCATGCTTTGTATGtgattacacatatatatatatatatatatatatatatatatatatatatatatatatatatatatatatatatatatatatatatatatatatatatatttatcctgatgtgtttgcatattttaCCACTACTCTATCTTAGGGCATCACTACAACACTACTCCAATGAGCTCACCTCAACCAAACATAGTATGAATTCACTTTTAGacattttagatttattttagaCTGTTTTGCATCTTGCCtgttttattattcactttttttATTTGGGTATTGAAATTTTGTATTCACCACACAGTATTACCTATTCCAAGAAAAGATCGTTTTTTGCATTGCAGAGCCTAAATTCAGCACTATTGACATGTAATTAAGACCTAACAAAATATTTTGAGGGAACACGCCAAGCACCAacacaatattttacaaatttgCAATGAGATAACTTAGGAAATGGACTATACCTTGTGGCATGTGGAATTAGCTGATAGGGTAAATAAATTGATTATACTCAGTATTAGTAAAAttcaaaagaaagagaatgCAACAGGTCTGTCAAATACAGGTAATGATTCGCAATTTTCTTTTGCCACAATAAAGGTTACGTTCAgttgttaaaaacatttttgataaaGAAACACGGGAAGGCACGTCATGTAATATGCTATGTAACTTGCGTCATCTAGTGGTCACGACCCTTACTAACAAAGCCCGCGTTGGATACCACGCACTTTTTTACGTCTAATACATTTAATGTTCTGTTATgttaacatttaacaaatataCGTAAGCTACGTCTACAAGTCAAATGTACATTCATTAAAGTCTTATATTTCTGAAAACCTAAAAGCTTCTCTGTCTAAATCAGCAAGCGCTTTCGTGAAGCTTTCTGGATCCGAAAACATCATAGTTCAAAGTTCACAGACAAGAAAGATGGCAGCTTCCAGGGGAGCTGTGGTGCTAAAAGCGGTTAAGAAAATAGTTGTGCAGTTCTGCCCATTTGAATCCAATGTTTGTTCGACACGGTAAGAATGCACGTTTGTTAATCAAATATATCTGAAATTTGTGTCATGTGTTAATAGGATATTTATCGTGGAAGAAATTGGCTGCTGGGTTTTCATCGTGTCAACCTTCAGCTTGGTTCGCTAGCTCGTTGTAGTGCGTGAAAGTCTGTTTAATTAACCTCGAGAGTTTTGCATTTGATGAACGATCGCTTATGGGAATTACGGGGGATAAAGTATGCAtactataatttatttaatgtatagTGTATGTAATCTTAgcgttaggttagctaacataGCTATCGTTATAGTTCCGCGACGTGGTTAGctactttagctagctagtggaCGTCGTCgctattttttttatagcaGCTTTGCATTGAACCAGTGGGAGAATCTCATTGTCTCTTTTGCTTGCTTGTGTATATGCTTAAGTTCATAATTAAGTCAAGGCTGTCGAGTACATTGCTCCGGATCAGCTTGGCGTTGGCTCCTCCTTTACAGCAAGTTATTAATTAAGTTAGAATTTTTGCGGTTCACATTGAATGATGCTGCAAATACGATATTTCGCCTGTAGAAGGCACTCATTAATCATTTTCAAGCAACTAATCGGCGCCGTGGTCTAACGCAGAAAGGCCATCATTAGGGTTGCAagcatagactgtatatacagttTATGGACCCAGGCAAGAAGTGTttgtaatctgtgtgtgtgtgtgcgcgggctCACAGCAATCACCCAACTcattgaaattaaattaaacaggatatgatgcacatacacaaataatgCCAATTAATTGTGActtaatttgtaaaaaaaaaaaaaaaaaagaaaatcttacCTTGAATactttgtattattatttgaatatatcTTAAATATCTTCACATTATAGCTCTTCACACTCAGCACAGCATCATACACTCATCAGTACTGTTGTAattgaattttttaaattaatttttagaTGCCACCTTTATAATTGCATAAAGGTTGTGTCCATTTTTATGAACACTAAATTATTGTGAATATTTGGATCCTTATCACACATTTTCTGATGAGgtcattttaagaaaaaaactgttttgttttgggttttgtttccatggtttgCTGTGACTTATATCATATGCTGCTATTGTTCCCCAGGAGACTGGGTTAAAGAGTATGACACAAGTCACGAGCAGACAGGAACTGTAACCTTAACTATAGGTAGGGACCTAACTACTAACCTCAAGTACATAAGTCTGAGTATGCACATCAATCTTTGCAGACCTTCATCAGTAGGGAGcattataaaatgaatatgaCTTTTCCAAACCACCCAAAATGCATGAACTCCTAAGATAAAATTCATAGCTTCACTAATCTTCATTGTCACTATCCAAATACTTATGAACCTAACTGTAAGTGACAATTTAGTGAGCATTGATGTGGAATATTTTTTGAGAGTCACCTTCGATACTGTGTTGGAGTTTGTCAAACCTTTGCTGCCACATAGAGTTGATGGTTAGGTATGCACACCACTGAGCTGCATTGGCAGCATCATTTACACAGTAGGCTATGTAATCTTTTGAtcactaaaatattttgaaaatcttCCATTgttagaaaaaatgtaaaaccatCAGATGCATGAGATTTATGGTTATGGGCTTCTAATGTCATAGTATTGCTTTGTTCCTTAGAGactttctcatttttgttgGATCTGAAAAGGCTAGAGCTACGAATATGAACTGTGATATCATAACAGAAGTGAAACATGACCAGTCAGAGCCTGTGATTGATGTCACATTCAGTGAGTGaactgaaattgttttttttcttcatgtatACTCGAACACGGTAATAACAGTCTTAGGATAGCCTAATAATTGATTGTACATAAATGTTGATTATTcacttttgtgtatttgtaacatatttgtacttttttgcaGTTGATGGAGAAAGATTAGTGATGAAAGGATCCAAACTGACAAGCCAAGAGATGCTTGCTGCCTTACAGACACGATGCAGGGCAAAGG
Protein-coding sequences here:
- the mrpl53 gene encoding 39S ribosomal protein L53, mitochondrial codes for the protein MAASRGAVVLKAVKKIVVQFCPFESNVCSTRDFLIFVGSEKARATNMNCDIITEVKHDQSEPVIDVTFIDGERLVMKGSKLTSQEMLAALQTRCRAKDPQSKK